The Halobacterium litoreum genome includes a region encoding these proteins:
- a CDS encoding alpha/beta hydrolase: MTDLDPDLAAEIDRIEAAGVPEWHQLSVASARRVEDEVFAASDARDVAFVRDLSFAGPAGDVPVRVYRDDPYPESPAPVVVFYHGGGWTLGTLDSIGGVCRELAARADCVVVSVDYRLAPEHPFPAAHDDADAALQWVVDNADSFGGDPERVAVAGTSAGGNLAASVALRARETDGPELAHQALLYPMTDRDTSRDSYDEHGDGPLLTRADVEWFWDNYCRSPVDAANPYASVLRARDHGDLPTATVVTAGHDPLRDEGAAYADALADDGTPVDHQHYPSMAHGFLSLTDDVGVADDAMDAVAARLRDALA, translated from the coding sequence GTTGTCCGTCGCGAGCGCGCGCCGCGTCGAGGACGAGGTGTTCGCCGCCAGCGACGCCCGCGACGTAGCGTTCGTTCGCGACCTCTCGTTCGCCGGGCCCGCGGGCGACGTGCCGGTTCGCGTCTACCGCGACGACCCCTACCCCGAGTCTCCCGCGCCCGTCGTCGTGTTCTACCACGGCGGCGGGTGGACGCTCGGCACGCTCGACTCCATCGGCGGCGTCTGCCGCGAACTCGCGGCGCGCGCCGACTGCGTCGTCGTCAGCGTGGACTATCGCCTCGCGCCCGAACACCCGTTCCCGGCGGCCCACGACGACGCCGACGCCGCGCTCCAGTGGGTCGTCGACAACGCCGACTCGTTCGGCGGCGACCCCGAGCGCGTCGCCGTCGCGGGCACGAGCGCGGGCGGGAACCTCGCCGCGAGCGTCGCGCTCCGCGCCCGCGAGACCGACGGCCCCGAGCTCGCCCACCAAGCCCTCCTCTACCCGATGACCGACCGCGACACGTCCCGGGACTCGTACGACGAACACGGCGACGGGCCGCTGCTCACGCGAGCGGACGTCGAGTGGTTCTGGGACAACTACTGCCGGAGTCCCGTCGACGCCGCGAACCCCTACGCGAGCGTGCTCCGGGCGCGCGACCACGGCGACCTCCCGACCGCCACGGTCGTCACGGCGGGCCACGACCCGCTCCGCGACGAAGGCGCGGCGTACGCCGACGCGCTCGCCGACGACGGCACGCCCGTCGACCACCAGCACTACCCGTCGATGGCCCACGGCTTCCTCAGCCTCACCGACGACGTGGGCGTCGCCGACGACGCGATGGACGCCGTCGCCGCCCGCCTCCGGGACGCACTCGCCTGA